In the genome of Candidatus Methylomirabilota bacterium, the window ATCGACCGTCGCAGTTACAGGCTCCGCCTCTTCCGGTGGCTCGAGCAACCACCATGAGGCAAGAAGCTCAGGAGCGAGGAGTCGAACGGCGACACTCGCGATCCGGCGTCATCGTGGCCCTTGACAGCGGAAGTCATATCAGACGCCCGCGGTCCGGGCGGCCGGAACGCGCGGCGCGCGCTTCGTGTCGTTCGTGGCCTCAGAGGAGGCCGAGCAGCTTCTCGTTCGTCGCGCGCAGCCCGACAGAGATCCGGAGGTGGCCGGGGAACCCGACGTCGGCGCCGTCGCGGACGAGGATCCCCGCGCGGAAGAGCTTCTCGCGGAGCGCCGGCGCGTCGGGGACCCTGACCAGCAGGAAATTGGACTGGGACGGCGGGAAGGCGTAGCCGCGCGCGCGGAGCCCCTCCGAGAGGAACCGGCGCTCCTCGAGGACGAAGCGGCGCGACCGCTCCCAGTGCGCGGTGTCCTCGAGGGCGGCGAGCGCCGCGATCTGGCCGAGCCGGTTCACGTTGTAGGGATCGCGCACGCGGTTCAACCGGTCCATCGTCTCGGCGCCCGCGACCGCGTAGCCGACGCGCAGGCCCGCGAGCGCCGCGATCTTCGAGAACGTGCGGAGCACGAGGAGCCGCGGGTGCTGGCGGAGCAGCGCGACGCCGTCCGGATACTCGGGGTCGTCCACGAAGTCGCGGTACGCCTCGTCGAGGATGAGGAGCGGGGGGTCATCGCCGAGCGCCTCGAGGAAGGCGCGCAGCGGCTTCTCGCGGATGATCGTCGCCGCGGGATTGTGGGGCGAGCAGAGGAAGGCCGCCTTCGTCCGGCCGGTGACCTTCCGCTTCATGTCCTCGAGGTCGGTCTCGTAGCCGGCCAGCGGGCTCGGCACGACGCGCGCGCCGGCGATCGTGGCCGAGGTCGTGTACGGCTCGAAGGAGGGCTCGGGCACGACGATCTCGTCGCCGGGCTCGAACGCGGCGCGCGCGACGAGCCCGATCAGCTCGTCGGCGCCGTTGCCGACGAGGATCTGCGCGGGCGCGACGCCCAGGCGCCGCGCGAGGACCTCGCGCAGCGCCGTGGCGCCGCCGTCGGGATAGAGGTTCACGCGCGCGGCCTCGCGCGCGATCGCCTCGACGACGCGCGGCGAAGGGCCGAGCGGGTTCTCGTTGGCGGAGAGCCGGACGAGCTCCGCCACCCCGAGCTCCGCGGCGAGACGCTCGAGGGGCTTGCCCGCGTCGTAGGGGACCAGGGCCTCGAGGCCCGCGCGCCAGATCTTCCTCACCCGCCCATTCTAGTAAGTCCGCGCCCGATTTGACAGTCTTCGTACCCCATTGCTACGCTCACGGCGTCATGTCGGTCGAGCTGTATCGCCGGGCCCGGCGTGCCGAGGCGAAAGCGGCGCGCGCCCCCGACCGGCGCCGCCTCCGGCTCGAGTTCTTCCGTCAGGCCCTCGCCGAAGGATTCGACTCGCTGAAGGTCAGGCACGCCGAGGGCGCGTCGGGGCAGGAGTCCGTCCACACGCACGCGCGCCTGATGGACGACGTCATCCACGCGCTGACGCGCCTCGTGGCCGCCGACGCGACCGCCGACGGGCTCCCGGCCACGCCGCTGGTGGTGATGGCGCTCGGCGGCTACGGCCGCGGCGAGCTCCACCCGCTCTCCGACGTCGACCTCATGGTCATCTACGACGGCGAGATGACGCCGTACGTCCAGAGGATGATGCAGGAACTCCTCTACTCGCTCTGGGACCTCGGGCTCCACGTCGGCCACAGCCTGCGCTCGCTCGACGACTGCGTCGCGATGGCGCGCACCGACTTCCCGAGCCGGACCTCCATGCAGGAGGCGCGCTTCCTGGCGGGCGAGCGCCGCCTCTTCGCGCGCTTCCAGCGCGTGCTGCGCGAGAACGTCTTCCGGCGCGACTTCGGGCAGTTCCTCGAGACGACGCTCGGGGAGCGCGACCAGCGCTGGCGGAAGTTCGGCGCCTCGCCCTACATCGGCGAGCCGAACGTCAAGGAATCGGCGGGCGGGCTGCGAGACATGCACACGGCGATGTGGCTCGCCGAGGCGAAGTTCGGCGCGCGCTCCCTCCGGGAGCTCGCCGACAAGGGGCTCATCACGCCGCGCGAGCAGGCGGCGGCCGACGCGGCGCTCACCTTCCTCTGGCGCGTGCGCAACGAGCTCCACTTCTTCTCGGGCCACAAGAACGACGTGCTGGCGCGCGACCTGCAGCCGCGGATCGCCAAGAACCTCGGCTACGAGAACGACGAGCAGTCGCTCGGGGTCGAGCGCTTCATGCGGGGCTACTACCTGCACGCGCGCGTCATCCACCGCGTCGCGAAGCGCCTCATCGCGCGCTGCCAGGAGACGCTCTCGCGGCGGGGCTCGGCCGAGCGGCGCCAGCGGCAGCAGGCGCTCGCGGACGGCCTCGTCTTCTTCGACGGGCGCCTGCATCTCGCGGACGGCGACCCGGCGCCGTTGCGCGCCGAGCCGGCGCGGCTCATGCGGGTCTTCGGGCACCTCCACCGCCTGGGCTGCGAGCTCTCGCTCGAC includes:
- the hisC gene encoding histidinol-phosphate transaminase, whose translation is MRKIWRAGLEALVPYDAGKPLERLAAELGVAELVRLSANENPLGPSPRVVEAIAREAARVNLYPDGGATALREVLARRLGVAPAQILVGNGADELIGLVARAAFEPGDEIVVPEPSFEPYTTSATIAGARVVPSPLAGYETDLEDMKRKVTGRTKAAFLCSPHNPAATIIREKPLRAFLEALGDDPPLLILDEAYRDFVDDPEYPDGVALLRQHPRLLVLRTFSKIAALAGLRVGYAVAGAETMDRLNRVRDPYNVNRLGQIAALAALEDTAHWERSRRFVLEERRFLSEGLRARGYAFPPSQSNFLLVRVPDAPALREKLFRAGILVRDGADVGFPGHLRISVGLRATNEKLLGLL